Proteins encoded by one window of Venturia canescens isolate UGA chromosome 2, ASM1945775v1, whole genome shotgun sequence:
- the LOC122406851 gene encoding toll-interacting protein B-like has protein sequence METAGQSQQYEEWRKRAFLGPLPSGFLRLQEYSPQQQQEAADQQAALALQQLQGTPQMHDPRVGRLSITIAQAKLVKNYGMTRMDPYVRLRVGHAVYETQTDTNGGKNPHWNKVIQCFLPLGVTQIYVEIYDECSFTMDELIAWGHIEIPPQVIQRGETHEDWYMLSGKQGDNQEGMINLVLSYTTKFTPYQAAAPVMMVPSATMFGMPPYAPVNVYTAPPVAAVPPVTVIPSSLPNAEVELKQIAEMFPNIDAEVIKSVYDANHGKKDVTINSLLQMCE, from the exons ATGGAGACTGCTGGGCAATCGCAGCAATACGAAGAGTGGAGAAAACGG GCTTTCCTCGGACCATTGCCTAGTGGTTTTTTGAGACTTCAAGAATATTCTCCGCAACAACAACAAGAGGCAGCTGATCAGCAGGCTGCACTAGCCCTGCAGCAATTGCAAGGAACACCTCAAATGCATGATCCTAGAGTTGGAAGGCTCAGCATAACAATTGCTCAA GCAAAATTAGTAAAAAATTATGGCATGACGAGGATGGACCCTTACGTTAGACTTCGAGTCGGTCATGCAGTTTATGAAACGCAAACTGATACAAATGgtggaaaaaatcctcactgGAATAAAGTTATACAATg TTTCTTACCCCTCGGAGTAACACAAATATACGTCGAAATTTATGATGAATGTTCGTTTACGATGGACGAATTGATTGCTTGGGGTCACATAGAAATTCCACCCCAAGTTATACAGAGAGGAGAGACCCATGAAGATTGGTACATGCTCAGTGGTAAACAAGGAGACAATCAAGAAGGAATGATCAATTTAGTGCTCAGTTACACG ACAAAGTTCACTCCTTATCAAGCGGCAGCGCCCGTAATGATGGTACCATCAGCAACGATGTTCGGGATGCCACCATATGCGCCGGTTAATGTTTACACCGCACCACCAGTCGCAGCAGTTCCTCCGGTCACAGTAATTCCAAGTTCGCTGCCTAACGCGGAAGTTGAACTCAAACAA ATTGCTGAAATGTTTCCAAACATCGACGCGGAAGTGATAAAATCCGTCTACGACGCCAATCATGGAAAAAAGGATGTTACTATCAATTCGCTGCTTCAAATGTGCGAATAA
- the Pex16 gene encoding peroxisomal membrane protein PEX16, with protein sequence MLKTSMDSVNSTLSPYLKTYKEWILNKPQLIADIESTVRCLSYFTAGRITSSSLVSELIYSLPNLLILLNDRLIYSSKYAHLKLPQFQSQIKVWLTVIEYTEALIEVSAKNVWGERGRWYIIVIIQSLKVMLRLVLVHRNKERITQTPAIPPLNREKLSESCSVEPVKEGFVLKHSGTVVRSVSATPPLHSRVWAPLKRVEGLQKEESLTPAMRKNIILAESLYIIKPLVHLSCMMAKGQRHWLPWSISFLMDITSLRLLNKDTKTVIFTKEEREEICRRRIGLLLYILRSPFYDKCSKEIIFSLLNRVSTSIPLARFVAEPIAKYLPHWQNTYFYMWSS encoded by the exons ATGTTAAAAACCAGCATGGATTCCGTTAACTCGACACTGTCGCCGTATTTGAAAACTTATAAAGAATGGATATTAAACAAACCGCAACTGATCGCTGACATTGAAAGTACGGTACGATGTTTATCGTACTTTACAGCCG GGCGCATCACCAGCTCATCTTTGGTTTCGGAGCTCATATATTCTTTGCCGAATCTTCTGATTCTCTTAAACGATCGTTTGATATACAGCAGCAAATATGCCCATCTCAAATTACCACAATTTCAATCACAAATCAAAGTTTGGTTGACAGTCATAGAATACACCGAAGCGCTTATTGAAGTATCAGCCAAAAATGTTTGGGGTGAAAGAGGACGCTGGTATATCATAGTTATCATTCAAAGCTTGAA agtTATGCTGAGATTGGTTCTAGTGCACCGTAACAAAGAACGTATAACGCAAACCCCAGCAATACCGCCTCTGAATCGTGAAAagctcagtgaatcttgtagTGTTGAGCCGGTGAAAGAAGGCTTTGTTCTCAAACATTCTGGTACTGTTGTTAGAAGTGTATCGGCAACACCTCCGCTCCATTCCCGCGTTTGGGCTCCTTTGAAACGTGTAGAGGGCTTACAGAAAGAAGAGTCTTTGACTCCTGCAATGAGGAAGAATATAATTCTAGCAGAG AGCCTGTACATAATCAAACCACTGGTCCATCTGAGTTGTATGATGGCTAAAGGCCAAAGGCACTGGTTACCATGGTCAATCTCCTTTTTGATGGACATTACGAGTTTGCGACTACTGAATAAAGACACGAAAACcgttattttcacgaaagaagagagagaggaaatttGTCGTCGAAGAATAGGACTTTTATTGTACATACTACGATCACCGTTTTACGACAAATGCAGCAAGGAGATTATTTTCTCGTTGCTTAACCGAGTTTCAACAAGCATACCGTTGGCAAGATTCGTCGCTGAGCCAATCGCTAAATATTTGCCACATTGGCAGAACACGTATTTCTACATGTGGTCGAGTTGA